GAGGCTTCAGAGGAATTCCTCAATAAATCTTTGCTCATGTTTCAACAGAATAATAATCCTGAGCATTATAAATCTCAAGAATCCTTGGGCACTCTCTACATGAAGAAGGCTTCTTTAGCAGCCAATCAAGGGGAAACAAAACAAGCTCAAATCTTCCATGACAAAGCAACCCAATATTTGGGACAAGCTCTAGAAATGGCGATGAAGCTTTTTCCCCAAGAGTCGGCCCATGTCAAAAATATTCAAACAAAATTGAGTCAGTTAGAAGGAAGAGCATAAGCATTATGTCCTTTTTTTGAGCTTGTTTCCAATTCAGTTGATCTGCTCTTTTAAATTAGGGTAGAGTTGCAAATTAATTGACCAGAAAAAACCCGAAACAAAGCAAGAGTGATGCTTGCTAGAGAGAAAAGCCATGACCCACGATCTTACAAATGCCATCTCATATTGGAACGAAAATGCCTGCGTTTGGGATGAAGCCATGGCAGAAGGAAGCGCTTTTCAAAAAACACTGGTTGAACCAAGTACCTTAAATCTTTTAAAACCAGAAGCTGGACAAACTATACTGGACCTTGCGTGTGGAAATGGTCAAATGTCCCGTGTTTTAGCCGCACTGGGTGCTGCTGTTACGGCTATTGATGGGTCACAAAACATGATCAATCTTGCAAGAAAGCGCAGTGCAGGTTTAACCATAGAGTATCGAGTAGCTGACATCATGACAACCGAGCAGGTGTTGCTCGAACCTTCTTCATTCGATGCGGTTTTATGCAATATG
The sequence above is drawn from the Alphaproteobacteria bacterium genome and encodes:
- a CDS encoding class I SAM-dependent methyltransferase — protein: MTHDLTNAISYWNENACVWDEAMAEGSAFQKTLVEPSTLNLLKPEAGQTILDLACGNGQMSRVLAALGAAVTAIDGSQNMINLARKRSAGLTIEYRVADIMTTEQVLLEPSSFDAVLCNMALMDIQEIKPVFQIAYRALKKDGAFVFSVTHPCFDKSVGPHITEMHENGGTVLMERSIKVREYLNTTSLKTRALPTLPSAHYFFHRPLQVYLSAAFEEGFSMCGIAEPAFPHDTELKEHK